One genomic window of Tachypleus tridentatus isolate NWPU-2018 chromosome 12, ASM421037v1, whole genome shotgun sequence includes the following:
- the LOC143235117 gene encoding protein SEC13 homolog isoform X3: MVSLEQTVDTSHEDMIHDAQMDYYGIRLATCSSDQSVKIFDVKNGTHKLVADLREHEGPVWQVAWAHPMFGNILASCSYDRKVVLWKETRGEWKNIYVHIGHDSSVNSLCWAPHDLGLMLACGSSDGAVSILSSSGDGNWDTKKINNAHTIGCNAVSWAPALALGLPIYQPLDQKPQLMKRFVTGGCDNLVKIWKYVDEEDQWVEEQKLEAHSDWVRDVAWAPSIGLPHSIIASCSQDRRVIIWKNDGTNSTWNYKVLHTFDDVVWHASWSVTGNVLAVSGGDNKVSLWKETPDGQWVCISNNHPQGQVTKTTVSSERTL; the protein is encoded by the exons GTTTCCCTGGAACAAACAGTAGATACATCTCATGAAGACATGATT catgATGCTCAGATGGACTACTATGGTATCAGGTTGGCAACTTGTTCCTCTGACCAGTCGGTGAAAATTTTTGATGTTAAAAATGGCACTCATAAGTTAGTAGCTGATTTGAGAGA ACATGAAGGTCCTGTCTGGCAAGTTGCTTGGGCCCATCCAATGTTTGGTAACATCCTTGCTTCCTGTTCATATGATAGAAAGGTTGTCCTTTGGAAAGAGACTAGAGgagaatggaaaaatatttatgtcCATATTGGCCATGATTCCTCAG TAAACTCCCTTTGCTGGGCTCCACATGATTTAGGGTTGATGTTAGCTTGTGGAAGTTCAGATGGTGCTGTGTCAATATTATCTAGTTCTGGAGATGGAAATTGGGACACAAAGAAAATCAATAATGCTCACACA ATTGGTTGTAATGCTGTCAGCTGGGCTCCTGCATTAGCACTAGGATTGCCAATATATCAGCCTCTAGACCAGAAACCTCAGTTGATGAAACGGTTTGTTACTGGCGGTTGTGATAACTTAGTCAAGATTTGGAAATATGT tGACGAGGAAGATCAATGGGTAGAAGAACAAAAACTTGAAGCACATTCTGATTGGGTGAGAGATGTAGCCTGGGCTCCTTCTATTGGCTTGCCACATAGTATCATAGCTAGTTGTTCGCAG GACAGAAGAGTGATAATATGGAAGAATGATGGCACAAATAGTACATGGAATTATAAAGTACTCCACACCTTTGATGATGTGGTTTGGCATGCGAGCTGGTCTGTAACTGGAAATGTCCTTGCAGTGTCTGGAGGTGATAACAAA GTGAGCCTGTGGAAAGAAACACCTGATGGTCAATGGGTATGTATCAGTAACAATCATCCCCAAGGTCAAGTCACCAAAACCACAGTCTCTTCAGAAAGAACGCTGTGA
- the LOC143235117 gene encoding protein SEC13 homolog isoform X1, translated as MVSLEQTVDTSHEDMIHDAQMDYYGIRLATCSSDQSVKIFDVKNGTHKLVADLREMDVNCMLWRHKCRGQRFESLPPFVFKSLCIHEGPVWQVAWAHPMFGNILASCSYDRKVVLWKETRGEWKNIYVHIGHDSSVNSLCWAPHDLGLMLACGSSDGAVSILSSSGDGNWDTKKINNAHTIGCNAVSWAPALALGLPIYQPLDQKPQLMKRFVTGGCDNLVKIWKYVDEEDQWVEEQKLEAHSDWVRDVAWAPSIGLPHSIIASCSQDRRVIIWKNDGTNSTWNYKVLHTFDDVVWHASWSVTGNVLAVSGGDNKVSLWKETPDGQWVCISNNHPQGQVTKTTVSSERTL; from the exons GTTTCCCTGGAACAAACAGTAGATACATCTCATGAAGACATGATT catgATGCTCAGATGGACTACTATGGTATCAGGTTGGCAACTTGTTCCTCTGACCAGTCGGTGAAAATTTTTGATGTTAAAAATGGCACTCATAAGTTAGTAGCTGATTTGAGAGA AATGGACGTCAACTgcatgttgtggagacacaagtgtagaggacaacgtttcgaaagtcttccacctttcgtcttcaagtcattATGTAT ACATGAAGGTCCTGTCTGGCAAGTTGCTTGGGCCCATCCAATGTTTGGTAACATCCTTGCTTCCTGTTCATATGATAGAAAGGTTGTCCTTTGGAAAGAGACTAGAGgagaatggaaaaatatttatgtcCATATTGGCCATGATTCCTCAG TAAACTCCCTTTGCTGGGCTCCACATGATTTAGGGTTGATGTTAGCTTGTGGAAGTTCAGATGGTGCTGTGTCAATATTATCTAGTTCTGGAGATGGAAATTGGGACACAAAGAAAATCAATAATGCTCACACA ATTGGTTGTAATGCTGTCAGCTGGGCTCCTGCATTAGCACTAGGATTGCCAATATATCAGCCTCTAGACCAGAAACCTCAGTTGATGAAACGGTTTGTTACTGGCGGTTGTGATAACTTAGTCAAGATTTGGAAATATGT tGACGAGGAAGATCAATGGGTAGAAGAACAAAAACTTGAAGCACATTCTGATTGGGTGAGAGATGTAGCCTGGGCTCCTTCTATTGGCTTGCCACATAGTATCATAGCTAGTTGTTCGCAG GACAGAAGAGTGATAATATGGAAGAATGATGGCACAAATAGTACATGGAATTATAAAGTACTCCACACCTTTGATGATGTGGTTTGGCATGCGAGCTGGTCTGTAACTGGAAATGTCCTTGCAGTGTCTGGAGGTGATAACAAA GTGAGCCTGTGGAAAGAAACACCTGATGGTCAATGGGTATGTATCAGTAACAATCATCCCCAAGGTCAAGTCACCAAAACCACAGTCTCTTCAGAAAGAACGCTGTGA
- the LOC143235117 gene encoding protein SEC13 homolog isoform X4, protein MMKLFRMDVNCMLWRHKCRGQRFESLPPFVFKSLCIHEGPVWQVAWAHPMFGNILASCSYDRKVVLWKETRGEWKNIYVHIGHDSSVNSLCWAPHDLGLMLACGSSDGAVSILSSSGDGNWDTKKINNAHTIGCNAVSWAPALALGLPIYQPLDQKPQLMKRFVTGGCDNLVKIWKYVDEEDQWVEEQKLEAHSDWVRDVAWAPSIGLPHSIIASCSQDRRVIIWKNDGTNSTWNYKVLHTFDDVVWHASWSVTGNVLAVSGGDNKVSLWKETPDGQWVCISNNHPQGQVTKTTVSSERTL, encoded by the exons atgatgaaactttttaGAATGGACGTCAACTgcatgttgtggagacacaagtgtagaggacaacgtttcgaaagtcttccacctttcgtcttcaagtcattATGTAT ACATGAAGGTCCTGTCTGGCAAGTTGCTTGGGCCCATCCAATGTTTGGTAACATCCTTGCTTCCTGTTCATATGATAGAAAGGTTGTCCTTTGGAAAGAGACTAGAGgagaatggaaaaatatttatgtcCATATTGGCCATGATTCCTCAG TAAACTCCCTTTGCTGGGCTCCACATGATTTAGGGTTGATGTTAGCTTGTGGAAGTTCAGATGGTGCTGTGTCAATATTATCTAGTTCTGGAGATGGAAATTGGGACACAAAGAAAATCAATAATGCTCACACA ATTGGTTGTAATGCTGTCAGCTGGGCTCCTGCATTAGCACTAGGATTGCCAATATATCAGCCTCTAGACCAGAAACCTCAGTTGATGAAACGGTTTGTTACTGGCGGTTGTGATAACTTAGTCAAGATTTGGAAATATGT tGACGAGGAAGATCAATGGGTAGAAGAACAAAAACTTGAAGCACATTCTGATTGGGTGAGAGATGTAGCCTGGGCTCCTTCTATTGGCTTGCCACATAGTATCATAGCTAGTTGTTCGCAG GACAGAAGAGTGATAATATGGAAGAATGATGGCACAAATAGTACATGGAATTATAAAGTACTCCACACCTTTGATGATGTGGTTTGGCATGCGAGCTGGTCTGTAACTGGAAATGTCCTTGCAGTGTCTGGAGGTGATAACAAA GTGAGCCTGTGGAAAGAAACACCTGATGGTCAATGGGTATGTATCAGTAACAATCATCCCCAAGGTCAAGTCACCAAAACCACAGTCTCTTCAGAAAGAACGCTGTGA
- the LOC143235117 gene encoding protein SEC13 homolog isoform X2, with protein sequence MVSLEQTVDTSHEDMIHDAQMDYYGIRLATCSSDQSVKIFDVKNGTHKLVADLREVPYIHREKRRLKFHWQVAAENKIHEGPVWQVAWAHPMFGNILASCSYDRKVVLWKETRGEWKNIYVHIGHDSSVNSLCWAPHDLGLMLACGSSDGAVSILSSSGDGNWDTKKINNAHTIGCNAVSWAPALALGLPIYQPLDQKPQLMKRFVTGGCDNLVKIWKYVDEEDQWVEEQKLEAHSDWVRDVAWAPSIGLPHSIIASCSQDRRVIIWKNDGTNSTWNYKVLHTFDDVVWHASWSVTGNVLAVSGGDNKVSLWKETPDGQWVCISNNHPQGQVTKTTVSSERTL encoded by the exons GTTTCCCTGGAACAAACAGTAGATACATCTCATGAAGACATGATT catgATGCTCAGATGGACTACTATGGTATCAGGTTGGCAACTTGTTCCTCTGACCAGTCGGTGAAAATTTTTGATGTTAAAAATGGCACTCATAAGTTAGTAGCTGATTTGAGAGA AGTACCCTACATACACAGAGAAAAAAGAAGGCTTAAATTTCATTGGCAAGTGGCAGCAGAAAACAAGAT ACATGAAGGTCCTGTCTGGCAAGTTGCTTGGGCCCATCCAATGTTTGGTAACATCCTTGCTTCCTGTTCATATGATAGAAAGGTTGTCCTTTGGAAAGAGACTAGAGgagaatggaaaaatatttatgtcCATATTGGCCATGATTCCTCAG TAAACTCCCTTTGCTGGGCTCCACATGATTTAGGGTTGATGTTAGCTTGTGGAAGTTCAGATGGTGCTGTGTCAATATTATCTAGTTCTGGAGATGGAAATTGGGACACAAAGAAAATCAATAATGCTCACACA ATTGGTTGTAATGCTGTCAGCTGGGCTCCTGCATTAGCACTAGGATTGCCAATATATCAGCCTCTAGACCAGAAACCTCAGTTGATGAAACGGTTTGTTACTGGCGGTTGTGATAACTTAGTCAAGATTTGGAAATATGT tGACGAGGAAGATCAATGGGTAGAAGAACAAAAACTTGAAGCACATTCTGATTGGGTGAGAGATGTAGCCTGGGCTCCTTCTATTGGCTTGCCACATAGTATCATAGCTAGTTGTTCGCAG GACAGAAGAGTGATAATATGGAAGAATGATGGCACAAATAGTACATGGAATTATAAAGTACTCCACACCTTTGATGATGTGGTTTGGCATGCGAGCTGGTCTGTAACTGGAAATGTCCTTGCAGTGTCTGGAGGTGATAACAAA GTGAGCCTGTGGAAAGAAACACCTGATGGTCAATGGGTATGTATCAGTAACAATCATCCCCAAGGTCAAGTCACCAAAACCACAGTCTCTTCAGAAAGAACGCTGTGA